From the Hippocampus zosterae strain Florida chromosome 13, ASM2543408v3, whole genome shotgun sequence genome, the window CAACATCATGTTGTCGGTATAGTTGAGAAccttaaacattttattttacttttcacaTTTGATGGAACCAGTTGTCACGACTGAAATAGAGAAGGCTATATGTGATGAAGCAAAGCGGCCGATTCGTAATTGTTGATATAAACCTTTTCAGTGTTGTCGACAAAACCATGCTGTGATCAAAGTAGAAAGGATTCTTGTGGTCAAGGTTTTATTAAACATTCCGCAGAACACTTGGACTAGTGTGACACTCATCAATTTAGAAATTCTTTCCTTTCATCTATGAGCGATTTTTTACAATTGTATTCAATGTACATTTCGGTTGAGAGTCATCACTTTCAAATGCATAAGGTAGCAATgtctgaattaatttttttgcacatttgctTTCTGTGTTAGAATTCACCTTGAAAACAGCAGTGCATGACTAGCTTTCAACTCGCACGTGTTTCAACGTCCACTACATTACCGAGAGCGCCACCAAGCGGCTCAACGATCACACTGCAGAACTTAAAATAACCTAATTTAAGCCTTTAATTAAGCGGCTAAACGGCAAAAATGCACCAAGCAATATTTACATGCCTTTATCTCGAACCATTTTCAAGCCACAACATTCTGAAATATTATCAaaactgaatattttattttgaaaaaaaaatacagccttAAAACCGTTTTGAAAATGTTATCtatatgtacatacatacatatacggtatatatggtgtgtgtgtggggtgggggggggggggagattgtcCTCACACACAATATTGGGAGCGTTGCATTTCCAGTGGTTGTGTTACCAAACAAGATACAAGTTGGTGTGAGCATATACGGTATTTTGAAACGTTTTAGTTTCATCAGGAACATTTTAAAGTTTATGCAATCATTGTTTTGAGTTTAGTGTCAGAGACAAGCAAgttgtttttaatcttttttgttttacaaacaaTATGAACCCAAAATGGaaagaccatccatccatccatccatccatttttcaacccgtttatcctcacaagggtaataatataaaaatatactttACTTTTTAACAAATACATGATCTTGAACTTTCAATTGCTGGATTCAGACAGACGCTCCTCGATTGCTGGAATTCAGAAAACagtgcggttaaaaaaaaagaaaatatagcaGTATGTCTACTTATGATTGGCCAGACTTACAAGCTTTGTGAGAATGCAAGCCATCGcttggctgattttttttttccgtcttgaAGTACGagtaaagtaccggtactgtagagtgccatttaaaaaataacattgtttGGTTGTGGGGCTATAATAGATTGATGgcatttcaattaatttcaaaGGGAAAAGATGAATAGCGATGCGAGTGCTTTGAGTTTCAAGCGtcgtcacagaacaaattaaactcttaGGTCAAGGCACggctgtattttgtgtgtggtcgatgtgtgtgtgtgtgtgtggggggggggggggggggggatgaaaaacTGGGACAACATACCAGGGATCTCATGAGGCCAAATGTCATTGCAAGCAGGGCACCGAGGCTCCGTCGCTCCTTGGAAGAATCTTGCCACGCACGGGTTGTGCATTTTTATGCCACAAGTCGGATTCTCACAGATTTGGCtctgaaaaatgaaattaaaggaATTGGTTACTTGGTGATTCGACACAATAGTATCAAGATTAGTTGAAAAGAATTTTTGTAGGTGATGTTATTTGTTTGGAGTGTACCTGGAAGACAATGTTGTGACAGATGCGGCACACTTTGACCTGGTCTTGATACATAGTGCGAATGTATTGCTCCATCTCGATGATGCATCTGGTGGACAAGCAGTATTCACCTTCTttctgcacagaaaaaaaagaatcccccccaaaaaagggtatTTCTATTCTTTAACATGATTAACACAAATTTATTGCAAAGATGAATCAAAAGGCAAAACATGAACtgcaacaaaatggctgcctttagaaaggaaactgctcacacaaTACCATAttctgctattaaaaaaaaaaaaaacattgtaaagaGCAAGAGCTCACGTTCGAATAGGTGGATTTCTTACCTCAATGAGCCAATTGTCTCGCACAAGTCGATTTAGCAGCTGTTCCGtgtctttcttctttgtttttttggtcagcGTGTTGGCGCAATTGAGTATTTCAGTGGAGAAGGCCCTGCCAGTGTCCGAGTCCATGACCAGGTCCATCTTAATATGAATAGTGCACACTTGTCAACAAACGCTCATAAGTGGATTTTGTTAATCTTTCTGAAATGTATTACAGGAAAATACCCAACAACATTAGTGTACATGACTGAACGCACTATTTTCCGGAAAATCTCCAGTTCATGATCGGCGTAGTCCGATGTCATTCTGGTGACATCCGTTTCAATCATGTTAACCTGGACAGCAATCAAATCATGGTAAATATTAACAATCCTGCAAGATTATGTtgtataaaacaacaacaacaatatttcCGCTCAACCATCCATGAATTACGGCTTGATTGAGCCTGGGAGCCCCCTGCACTTTTTGTTAGAatctaaaaacaaatgtttcttgtccaagataaaaagaaaaaaaagcctttaacACTTACAAATCTTAAAATCTGTTTAATAAACATGCTTTAATTCAAACTCTTGACATAAAAACTGTATTTGTCTTTTTACGGCAAacgaatacagtaatccctcatttatcgcggtgaatggggaccaaaaccacctgcgataaacaaaaatctgcaaagtaGCGGCCCATAAACGTatactggtaaaaaaaaatatatatatatacagtatatatatatttttttttaagtccgcaaaaagtctgtccgcgagaagctgcaaaacaactgcGAGcaacatagagcaacatatacagtactgtactccatgtatatattaaaaaaataataattttttttaatgaatatgtttgaaaaaatccgcgatgcactgaaaccgcgataaacgaaccgcgaaatagcgagggattactgtatcagCTCCAAATATCTGTTGTCAGCCTCCTTGACTGCTAATAATCGTATcggtaaaggaaaaaaaaaaacttttgttacAAAGAACATGTTAAATTACTACTGGTAATTGTGTCTGCAGCATTGTTGGACCTTTGAATGAGTCAAGTATAACCAAAGCTTCCTTTATGTAAACTCAAATAGACTTCTTACAGCTGCACAGAAACCTTGTATTGCAAAAATTGTAAACATCAACAGGATGACACTGACAGATAGAGCCTGGAACTCATCTAGAGCATTTCTTATGGATGAAGTTACAGTAGTTTCTGATCTGAAAAGCTCTGCTCTATTAAGAGATACGTTACTCTTACACGTGGTTGGAAAAAATGATAGACAACATTAGGTTGATGCTGCGATAAACATCACTTACCAAAGCATAGTGCTGTACACCACTATTTTCACACATTCCTTTTCTAATCTGCATGAACATGGGCTCCAGATTAGAGTTGATGGTATTGATATAGTCATCAAGCTGGTCTGGGGAGTAAAAAGCTGtaaatgaagcaaaaacaacattaaGCTTCACGTGTCATCAACCTTTCGAAATTAAATGTATCCCCATGGTTTGATTTTTCACGGAGGGACACTGATTTTGCTGGATCGTGCAAGCCTCTTTAATAGATCGGTAGAGCGTTTAGAGTAAGAGTAACGTATGGAAAGGTCACCACTGCCATCCTGTGTAAGCAGTTCGCGCAGTAACTCACTGTTGTGTACATTGCAACAATGGCGATGGAGTTGCTTGGCACTTGGTTCATCAACAATGCCGCTGCGCATCAGCACCTGCAAGAATCTTCTGTGACTGTCGTCCATCTGGTGGCGCCGCTCTTGAAATTCTAGGGAAAACACTGTCACATAATTTCTAATCTTTTTGCAGTTACATGTCAATGATGTTAAATCAAACTAGTTTACAATTCCATTGAGAATGAGAAGCTTTTTAGGTGAAAACGCCAGCTCCATCAAGTAATGTTATTCATGGCACTAGTCgagtttttaaaatgacattaaaattaaattgtGTTGCTACAGTTGGCGTTCTCAAAATATTACGtcatttttaagaagaaaaaacattacCAGTTTCAAATCAGCTCCTCGAATTCCGCGCTCTTTCCTTCTCAACTTTGACTCCACGTCTGCAGTTACAACAAATTAATGACGCCGCCTGCTGTTCCGGAGTAGAATTGTGCAATTCGTCAATGAGGCGCACACCATTCATTTGCAATAATTTTTGTAGCCTGTATTCAAACCACAAGGTCTACTATGGGAGCCTATTGCTGCcacaccaggaaaaaaaagtaatatcacgttcacatatattttttttttaccaactgTATCAACAACACTCAAGAACGCCAGAGGTCATCTTCTTCTCCGGTCCCAAACTGATCTGGGATGATCTGAAGGAAAGTGGAAAAATGGGCTATCGTCTGATgaatccacatttcaaattgttttgggaaatcATGAGCACCATGTTCTCCTGACCGAAGAGGAAAAGGACCATCTGATTTATCAGTACAACGTCCGAAAGCCGTTAGTTGAGAGAATATGTCGCAGGCACCAGATTAAAAATGagcaaatatttgcaaaaaataaataacttcttTTACATAATtacccaacttcattggaattgggggtTGTGGGCTATATTTGGTTTGTAACTTTGCTGCTCTCTGATCAATAGTCCTCCTCTTCTATAATGCCGATGCTCACAGTGATTGTACTCCACCCAAGGTGTGTAAATGTATTGCTGtaattaattaaatcaaaatgaTGGTAATTGTAAATGCTTTAATAGCCTAACAAATTAAATAAGAACATATAATACAAGGTGTTCAAGTCTTTGATTGCAATATAGTCTATTATAAACATTTCAATACAGTTTTCAATGTCACTGacttttaactgcagcatttgaacaAATCATCCAATTTCAACAAACCCTCAACATTATCCCACAGATTCTCGGTTCAATAGCCTCTAACTGTCCAGGGGTGAATTATGCCCACCACTGAGAAGTGAAAGTCAGTGATGTCCATTCACCAGTGTAAAAACCCAAAGGCAAAATTCTGATTTAACCTGCTCACATGGATTAAAGTACTCTGATGTGACATAAATCAGAGTAAACAAAATGTCTAAATGGCGGAATAATGTACACAACTAAAATCGATTCAACATGAGCAAAAAATGGCTGAATCGTTTTGTATGACACTTGTATTGACACCAGTGAAGCACACACATTTCACCTAAACACGACACACACAGATCGTGGGGGGCACATTAAAGTTACCAATAAACCCAATCTGCATTTGGGTTGTGAGGGCACATTAGAACATGTCATCCTCTCTGCATCATTGAATACAGCCCTTACTAACGGCATTCAGCGGGATGACCTACAGCAACAACTGCTTCAAAAGAGGCTTGCATTAACTTGAAGAAATAAATTAGccacatacagtaaataaatcATTAGTGTAATCAGGGAGATGCCTTagtgttttaacacattgttCATGTTGAGGGAGCACTTTTGGTTTGCctttctgtccatccattttcaataatgCTTGTCTTGATTAGTGCGCATCTTCATCTGTGTTGCAGGGCAGCCGTCCCAACCGAATGACTGAGAGGCTTGGTAAAGGCTTGACTGGTTGCCAAGAGACCGTTGGGCAATGTTTGTCTTTCTAAAGATACAATTTCAATTCCAGAAACGATCACTACATGATCTTGATCTTGTTTGTCTGTGTTAAGTTCCCAACTTAATCAATTCAATCAAAGGAAAGAAAACCGTCAGGTTATGGGACAATCAAATTGGCATTGCTCCCCGCCCCAGGAAAGAGTGCAAAAAGTGATCGTTGAGCTCTGTTtctccactcccccccccccccccaaccaccagaATGATCATAgcattatttttgcttcattGAAAACAAGTAAAAGCGAATATCCCCGGTAATACTGTCAAATGATATTTTGCACTTTCTTCCAAAAGCATTCAACCACTCACCACTAATCAAGCACCCTACAGTATGTGCAATCACAAGAACTCAAAACACGATTCAACTTCAATAATTTGTCAAGAGACCTCAAAGCATGTACCACTCCTGCTTCTGTGATGATCTCCAAGTCTGTGTGCTCCTCTCATGTTGTCAGACTTTAGTTTTAGAGCTGagatgtcagaaaaaaaggccTTCTGGGCTTGCTGGATTTAAATGTGCCCAATGTAGACTTAGGGTGCTCATCTTGTGTCTTCATAGTTTTGGTTGGCAGCAATTGACTGAGAGAACGCTAAACCTGAGAAGAAATCATGGAGTGAAAATAAGTGTGCCAGCTGTCACTGGTATAAACGTCagttaaaatacagtacagcacATGTATTTGTCAATTTGTAACAAGAATCGCACGGCTGTGGATGGCTATCATGATTCCCATCAGACATCCTATGATAAGTAATACCCGTCCGTATATCTTGCACTTAAAAAGGAAGTATTTTAATAGAGCAGTCACGTTCCATGTTATTACGGTACtgtaaaacacacatacacgcacaaatATTATGCACCCTCCCAAACAGAAACGACCTTCCAAAGCTGAATTTCTTTTGCCCTCATGTACTTTGTGTTTCTCCCAATTAGGAGGCATCCATGCTCCAAAATTGGAATTATTATCCGCATGGTAATTTGATAAATTGATATTTCTCATGCCAGacgcatttttgtgtgtgtgtcaagagaAGTTCTCTTACCTTGCTCATAGTTTCGGCTGTCAGCCCTCAAAAGCCCACAGAAGTCTGTGCTAACATGCTTGAATCAAAGCGCACCTTTTCACAACCCGTAGGTCCTGGTAAAAGTCTATTAtttttgttgggggttttttcccctctaaaccaattttacatttttttctttgtttttttatctttttttttaagctgttcTACATCCAGATTATAAAGTGCAATATTAGTCCACTTGACACCGCTGACATAAACATATTCAACTTTAGTGACGGCAAAGGAAGGATATTAATAAAGAGATCCGTTGGCCGAAACACAATACGAGTCACATTTTGACCACAAAAATGTCTGTGGAAAACAGTGAATCGCTATAATTTActcaaaacataaaacaagccCTTGTGTTTTCCTGCATAAGGTTCTAATGAGATCACTGTTGGCGTACCTTGTGTTCTAGTGGGTGGTAGAAAACTGTTCATGTGTGTGGATGGACTGTTGCAACTTCTCTTCTTTCGCCCTTCTGCTGTGGCAAAGCTGTGCAGTAACAAAACGGCAATCAATATATTTCTTATATTCTCCTGTTCACCCACGAGTCTTGGGGGTCCGCACTTTTCATTTGCACGCATTCTCTTGTCCAGACTGCTGACACATGCACTATGCTTAATCAGGGAATACATGCAAAAACACAGAGCAGGTGCAATTCTTTTGAATTCCGAGGTTGGCTGCAAATTATAAGGCATCAAGTTTGACTGAAACTCCTGAATGACACTGAAATCCATTTCGTACATTTTAGCAGATGCTAAATGTGAAAATGCCTTAGTGCACCCCACTGCGGCTAATACAATGACACTTTGAAGGAAACCATGTGGGTTTTATTCCCTGGGAAATATATCCAATAAAATCAATTTCCACCTGAATGCATGTTTGGTGGTCCATCCAAAAAAATTGTCTAGTCATTCTACAGATCAATGGAGCACAAACTTCCTTGTGCCACGGACCAGACGAGTCACATTATCACACATACATAATTTGATGACCGGCGCAAAGTTCTAACAACAAAAGATAAGACACACaaattcattggaattgggtttgcatATGTACCTTGAATGATAACTGGCACTTCACAGGAAGACTTAACGTGCTATACCATTTTAAGCACTTAAGAGAAAAAGTGGAAATATCGACGGCAGAATGTGAGCTAGGCCCTTATTTGATGGGGAACCCCCACAGTGTAGGGTTGCTTCAGAGTGCATCTCTGGCATGAAGGTGTGCAAATGACAGACTTAGATGGCTGGGAGAATTCAGGAAGCCACAACAGTGCTTAGTTTTCTCCTTTTACGCACATGGGAGAATATGGCCCCCAGTGACTTTTATTACCAGTCACTAGCTCACCGTTCTCTTTTCCATGAAGCCGGTCAGGAATTCGTCGATGTCGGTGCGTCCCTCTAAAAAGTTTTCAGCGGTCGCTTCAGAGTCCTCCTCAGCTTGATGAGCTGCAACCTTTAACCGAGCCTGAAGAGAACTCAGACTACAGCTCTGTATGGAGGAAAGAAATTAAATTAGCTTCCTTCATTTGTACAAATACTGGAAGCGATTTTTCTCTCAAATTCATGCTCTTTAATTGATACGAAACATTTATATTCAGAGTCTTCGATGGTTCCGTAAACTGTCACGTGATTGTCctgctttttaaatgtgttacaATGTGTTTGTCctgctttttaaatgtgttacaAAGTGGCATATATTAAATAACTCACATTTTGTTAAAAATGAGCAAAGGTACAGAGAAGTGGGGGGAGCTCTGACTATGATTGCCTTAGGCATCCAAATGACTAGCCAAA encodes:
- the nsmce1 gene encoding non-structural maintenance of chromosomes element 1 homolog, translated to MDDSHRRFLQVLMRSGIVDEPSAKQLHRHCCNVHNTFYSPDQLDDYINTINSNLEPMFMQIRKGMCENSGVQHYALVNMIETDVTRMTSDYADHELEIFRKIMDLVMDSDTGRAFSTEILNCANTLTKKTKKKDTEQLLNRLVRDNWLIEKEGEYCLSTRCIIEMEQYIRTMYQDQVKVCRICHNIVFQSQICENPTCGIKMHNPCVARFFQGATEPRCPACNDIWPHEIPAIEERLSESSN